The sequence below is a genomic window from Xylocopa sonorina isolate GNS202 chromosome 15, iyXylSono1_principal, whole genome shotgun sequence.
ACACAGATTCAGGTTTATCCCGAGTATCCATCGTTTCTGCCCGTATATACGGAAATATTAGGGTCATCTCTTGATTAATATTGCTTTAGAACCATTTACGAACGTTATTCGTCAGCTGAATCTTTGTTAAAGCTTGAAGATAATGGCGAACGGCCATCTGCAAAGTATTTGGCTGCAGGCGCGGATTGGGATCAGAGGGAAATCACGCGTAACGTAGTTGTATGTTAGAGTTGATTTCAGAGGAAGTTGATTTTGGATATTCTAAAAGATTTAGTCGCCGATCGTTCGTGGGGAATCGTGCAAAGTACGGTGCCAAAAGACCATAAACGTGTACGAGGCAGGTACTCGCGCGCGCAGTCACGTAGCACTTGACTCGATGAATTTTCGTAGCCTTTTCCCCTTGGAAGCGAAATTTCAAAGGGAGGTTCGTTGTTCTTCATCTTTGGACAGAATTTAATTACGTGAAATTAGTATATTCGGATGTACGTGTACGTTTATAACGTACTACAAGTAACTTAAGATATATCTCACCACACGTGAAAAACTAAGCAAATAGTAGGACAGTTCTTACGTGTCATTTTCGATATTTAAGCAACTCGATACCGATGTATCAGGATGAGATTATCGCGTGGCAATTCGCGGTAGTTAGACAAAATTACAGGACGTGGATTTGAAATATTGAGGTAAAAAATTGGTAAATGAATAGAATTGCTTAAAATTTACAGATATAACCGTGTATTTATAGTCGTTTATACAAGATTTATACCCTCGTGATACCTAACAGATTGATTAGTGGGTTCAGTTTTCCAATGCTGGTATTGAACGGGATAATAAAGTGCTCGAAGCGTGGTTTTCCATTTTCTTTTTCGCGTTACACCTCGCGTACGTCGATAGAAACGAGAAATGAGACGAAAGAAGGTCCTTCTTAGCCGCCACGCGGCTCGTTCGCTGGTCATTACAAAGTGAAATCATATTACGACGATTGATGCATTGCACAGCCATCGAGTGACAAATAGAGCTCGTGACAATTTCGAAGGCAGAATTTTGAATATAATTCCGCCCTCCTTAATCAAAGTACCCCGTTTTTTTTCTGTACACGACTCGAATTATTTGTATCTTTAAACTTCCTTTAACACGTTCCCTATCGTTTTAAGCAAACGTTTCCTCGCTCTCTTTTATCCTCGTCAGATCACTTTGCGTTGCCATCCAATGTGATAATAATTGTATTCTTCAAACTGTACTTAAATATACGTTTCTGGACCGGATCAGTCATTAAAAATTACGCAGTATCTAAAACAACGTGACAGCGAACGTGTTAAGCAGAGTTATGCTTCGTAGAGCTCTACGAACAGTCTAATTAGTTCTCCTTAAGTGCTTTACAAATGGTTCCAATATCTTGGGATGTGACGTTCGAAGTGTTAATTAGGACAGTCGAACTAAGAAGGGCAGAACTGCCCTCGATTAGAAATAGGCTACAAGAAttataaagaagaaaaaaaaacacgttTCGTTCAACAAtcatatattatacatatttatacatatatatacatatgcttGATGTTTGGCTACTTTAGAATGAAACTTTAGCAGCCAGCTCTGCGAGCCGAAATAAGACGAAAATCTAGAATAACAATGTGATTTGTGGATCCTTACCATTAATCCAAGCGTACCCAAAGACCCTTTCAAAGTCGTTTCCCTCGAAAACGAAGGGTCGAACACAATTTTCGTCTAATTTTTGCTCGTGGAATCGCTGCTAAAAATTTCCACTGCAAATAACCGAACAgctcatatatatacatatatatatatccgaGTTTTCGAAGGCGTATTAATATCGAATTAATATAATTGTTTCATTGATGCATCCTTAACGCTACGAATAAAACGCAGAGACGGTCCATTCAACTGGACCGACGAGAAATGGTGAAAGATAGTGCCCCGCTGGCGTAAAGCTACAACGCTATTATCAGTGTGTCAGCTTGGCGTGGTATCGTACAAATTAAATCGCTCGAAATCCCGTGTACCCAGGCTTCATAATCGAAACGTACACCCGTCCGTTTGTACAAATTAGAATGTCGTTCCTTTATCCGTTGGCAAGAATACTATCGCGGGTTATCAGCGATTGAAACGAAGACGGGAAGGTCGAAGGAGGCATCGTGTAGAAAAGAACCCTCGTAGCAAGTATCGAGCTACGCGCTGACCTGCGATTATCAGTTGCACGATAATTTAATTACTCGAACGCTCGAGAGACTGTCGATTAGGGGTAAACCATTACAATTGCGCGCGTTAACCCCTGCTGACGATTCGTCCTGGGTAACAAACATTTCAGGGCTACCAGGTTAGATTGCCTAGGTCAGAGTAGCCCAACCGTACGGTTTTATGCTGCCTACTGCCCCTCGCGAGACGCTCGAGGAGCGCAGGTAGTCTAATCGGATAATCCGTCTAGCGGAACAATTGCCTTCCCGGACATCTTGACCATTAGTGCCACTGGTATATCGAATATTTGCTGTAACTCTGGCACAAGTAAATAATTATTACTGGATCTATTATCATAGTTCtagaagaatattatattgaaGTGACAAATTGATGCAAGGGGCGTTTAGTCGAGGAGCAGGTACAGTCGACCCTTCTACGACACGGTGTACGGTACTTTGAGATGGGTATAAAATCCGCGATGGTATTCTTGGAACACAGTTTCTGTATAGTACGATTTATTAAACTTGGGCAACTTTCATGTGGCATGAATTTTTTCTGTATGCAGATTTGTATTATAAAACGATATCCCTTATGTTATAGAAGGGTCGACTGTATCACAGTATGATTATTTAATACTTAAATTGAGAGATACAGCGTCGATAGTCACTCGCAGACTGCACTGCTGAGAATCGGATCAAATCAGCGCCCAGCGTTACAGATTGTTCGAAAAGTGCGATAAGCGTGCGGATCAACCGAAGCTACAGTTCTACGAACGCCTTTCTGTGAAAGTAAGAATCGAACGCGTAGAAAGTAAGAATCGTTAATACTTTTAAATCGCTAATCGGATCGCTTATGGACGAAAAGCCTAAAGTAATTGGCAGTATTAATCTACCGCTAACGTTACTGCTACTCGTGCCACACGCGTTAACCCTCGCAATACCGTTTCGTGTGAAAAgttgttaaaaaatattttttattgttgCGTACACGTTCAAATTGGAGATTCACAGAGTGCTATTGTTAAATGATCGAAAGAAATTGTGCACGAGAGGAAACAGCAACGCGATTACGATTACGCGGGGCAAACACTTCCGGGCATAAATCTTCCAGTTTCTTTACGTTGGAAATGAAAAACAACAAACAACCAGACAACAATAGAATAGATCTACAAACACATGAAAACGCATTCTCGATTATAAATCCTCGAAGAGTATTTCGAATACTCTCCAGACAATATCAACGGAAAGCAGGTTACTCGGAACCATCCGTCTTCCATTCTCTCTCGTTCGGTGGCTCCAAAATGGCCGCTCGAACGTATACTCTTTACTTCAGTATCATATACGTACATTCATATTTTACAACATCGTTTTATCACATAAATAcatataaataaaaagaaatccAGCCTAGCAATTGTTTGCTACCTTCTTTACAAAATGCAACATCCAGAGTGTCGAATGTCACAAATCCTTTCACGACGCGCGATTCTACGATCGACGCGAGAGAACGTTGCCGCGGATTCGAGGGGCTCATCCTTTGGTTTTCCACGCGACGGCTCGGATTTCCGCGTGTATTGCGAGGATCAAGTTTCGCCGGTGGAAATCGAGCGGTCGCGACAGTATCCTTGCCAACGTGCACGTCGATTTTATACGCTAGAGGAGGAGGAGATTTGTACATCGTCTGTACAGCGGCGCGACTCAGTCCCGTCTGCGCCACGTGAATTTCGCCCTTTGGCTGGTCGTCTCGACGGCGGCCGGCATCGGATGCGAATACGGGCACCCTGGTTTCGTGCAGAAAGGATGATACTTGCACTGTTGGGCGGGATGGGTGAACACGCATCCCAGTTTCGTGCAGGACAAGCCGAATTTGCATTTTGGATGCTTGTAAGCGCACTTGTCTCCAAATTTACAAGCTGGGAATGCACTACAATCGAACAAAACCAGAGTTAAACACGATTCAAAGAGACCTGGCTTTAACCCCTTGACAACGACGTACGCGTTACGGAAAGCCGCGTAATCGCGATGGTTGTTcgtaaaatgaaacaattaaatgGAAAACCCGTTGGAAATGTTCCTATTTTCCGTGAACGAAATGTTTAGTTAATGGAAATAATCGATGTGATGTCGTTACTTGCATCGGGCAATTTAAAAGCAGATAATTGTACGCATCGTTAATGTCTTTGAACGCCGGTGACGCACGAACGGGCGTTACATCCGGGCGACACAGAAAGCGTATCGTCGAGGGGTTAATGGGAACCATGTGAGATTGAAAGTAAATTGAATGAAGTAATAACCTGCACATAACGACGGGATGAAGATACGCGCACTTATTTCCTAACGTACAATTCGGCCAGTATCTACACTTTTCTTTCGACTTATCTATCACCGTCACCGTCTTTTCCGTCAACGGTTTTTTGTCCGTACCTGAGGATTAGAAAAAAAGTAACGTTCTGAGAAATACATATCGAGCAACTTCAGGATCATTCAGTGCATAGTAATGATCGAAACAGCAGTTAATTACGTTTAGCTATTAATGGGTTCGTTATTAATGCGCTGCCCTTGAAATCGGCGGGGCTGGGCGAGTGCGACCGGTTGTACACGATGGGACTCAATTTTCTCCGTTTCTTCGGTATCTCCTCGGTCTTCTCCACGTTTTCCGTGTTACGATTCTCGTTATTCTCCTCCGTTCGTTCCTTCACGACCACGCCGCCCTCCGTTTCCGCGTCCGCCATTTGAAACACCGTCGCCTCCGACTCGTTCTGAGCGTATACATCGTTCTGGATCGTGGAAAGAGCGAGCTCGTCATCCTCGTTCACCTATTTAACGCGAGCGATTCGAATTAACGCGAGGATAAACTTCACGAGAACTAGAACCGGGAACAGTTCGAGTCGCCCCGATAATAATTAATTACCTCCATCTCTAATCGTTCGTCGTCGTCGGACGTGGTCTTTTCTTtcattaaattattattataaccGTTAAGTGTAACTAGAAATTTTTGATTGTCGTCGCTCCTTTGGAACAACGACATCACAACGCCCATGTGCTCTTCTGTAACTGGTTGCGGTACATCTACAGACCGTATAATACTAAATATGTTAGGGAAACAACTTTAAGTATTGTATATACCTCCATAAAAAGGGATAAAAATGCTACTTACAAGGCTTCGATTTCGCTTCGGTAACGTCTGTGTTCAACTCTACTTGGATCTTTTCCATAACCAGTCTTTTATTAGAATTAAGGTGCACCGACAAATTTTGACCCACGTCCCGTACAGCGGCTAATTTCCGATGTTTCAATGTTTGCTTCTTTTcctatgtaagtagattttttttatgaaaaaaagaggaacaaaCTAAAGTTGTCTGAGACAAATCCTTTGAGTGCTGAATACCAATAAATTCGGAAGCTTCCGATGGACTTACTTGTTCGTTAACGCATAGACGCTCTATGCACAGGATGACTGATTTAAATCTACAAATACAGCTGGTTCGGTTTAAAACATTTATTAAGTAATCAACAATTCAGGAAGACAATTACATTTGCGTATTAAACTGCATCATCCGGTATAATACGACCGTAGCACTCAAAGGGTTGAAAGGAATCTCGTTAAATCGATCTCGAATAATAACTTCGACTCACTAAGGACCGTCCTTCCGTTGCGATGCAACGCTCTAGTCCTTAATGGATATTAATACCAATTACGTTTTTATACACACCAATAAGGATGGCTCCGGATTCTTTTGTGTAACGACGGATTGGTTCGCCTCCGCTACGGCCCTTAACAAAAGCGACTGCGTCGCGCGTTTCTGCGTCGGTTGCAATGGTTTCAACGGTCTTGGCGTCACAATGACTTTACTAGGTATCTTAGCCTCGATTTCCTCCTCCCCGTCGCTGCACTCTTTGCCACCCTTGTCCATTGGTTTCAATCGTTTCCTCTCGATCTTTACCGGCGCTGGCTTATTTACAGCTATTATATGAGACTTGATCGGACCAGAATTGGTCACAGGCTGCGCATCATCGTCCAACTCGTCTTCGGCGCCCAAGTTGAGGTAGTCGTCGTCCTCGCTACTTTGGGACCGTCTTATCGACGAGTTGAAGCCGCCTTTAATGCCCACAGGCTTAAAACTATTCTTCAATGGTCCCAGCCGGTTCTTTATGTTCTTATTGTTCGGCAGAATGTCGCGATCCTGTTCCAAAGGCTTGCTCTTGAACTCCGCAGGATCTTTGTTCCCTAATTGCTTGGACGAAGACTTGTTAATGCCCACGGTACCCAAACGATCCTTGATCGTACCCGTCGTTCTCTCCGTCGACTTCGACTTCAGATTACTGTTCACTTTCTCCCGTAATTCTATATTTTTGGTCGGTTTCTCGACCTTCGAATTGCCCAGCCGAGTTCTGATACTGTTCACCTTATCAACCTCGGTATGCTTCGCGTCGAGCTCGCGACCACGCTTCGCGCGGTCCTCCGCGTCGAAGTTCCTACCCCTAGGGAAGTTGTTGTTACGATTTCCGTCCAACCAGTGCTTGTCTAGACGCTTCTCGTTCTGTCTGTAGCGACCCTCCGTGTCTGATTTCTCCCTGTGGATCTCGAACTTCTTCCTGGGCGAGACCAGCCCCAAACGATTCTTAACGGAGACGACGGATGTGACCTTAGGCTTGTTCACGCAAGATCTCAGCTTTTTCGTATGGTCCTCGGTGATGCTCTCCGCGTCCTCGTCGATTTTCGACCTTTTCGCCTCGCTCTGTCTTTTCTCGGAATTGTTCGTCGCCTCTAGCGGTCTTTTCAGATTTTTCGCCGAAGCGTCGTCCGCTTTCGCGTCAGCGTACGAATCAGCTGATTTATTCGTGGAAGTTTCAACGGCAGGAACTTCTTTGGATGTAGTCGTGTTCTGGCCGTCGTTGATTTGTATTCTCTTGGACACCGATTGCTGGCCAACGGTGGATTGATTCGACGAGCCATCAGATTTATTATCAGTGCTTTTTGCAGTCTTGTCCAAGCTCTTGGCCTGACTCGCGTCTAATTTCTGACTAGACACCGACGTTTTCGTCGGTTGTTTGTGGAATGATTTGTCGTCTTTTACGGTTTTAGCGGAAGATTTGTCGGCCGTCAAGTTAGTGGCTTGATCTTCCAGGAAGGACGTCGTCGATGTCTTCCTTTTCTTTCGTTCCTCTTCTTGTTTCACGACGACCGTAGGCACGAACTCTCGCAGAGATTTCTTCTTGGCTACAGTGACTTTTTGCAATTTCTTCAACACCTGATCATGCAACCAGTCGACAAACGGTGTGGTACAGTTCTCTAAGAATAGGTAGAGGTCTTCGTGCATCTGCTGACGGGACTTTTTATTTACAACCATTACTAAAATATAATCTGGTAGTTCTTCATCATACCGTATTCCCAGTTCCAATAATTTTGCACGAATGGCACTCTGAAAAAAAATAGGACAACACATTATTGTATGCACAAATTATAAAATGCAGTACATATGGGCTTAGAATTCTGTGCTCAATAATTTAACGCTGGACAAAAGTTTGCAAACAAATTTTAATTGATTATCCATATTTTTTTTAGTGACTCTAAAAATTGGTCCAAGTAAATTAGTTCTTGTTACATTATTCTCCACTGTACTCTCTCATGGTTTTCACATCTAACATTAAAAATCATCTGCTACACACAAGCGTTAATAATTACCGTGAGAAATAAATCGACAAGTATAATCGCTTCTCTGCTCCAATATTAATCGATTTAAATTTTGCCAAAAGCTCTCCCGAGGTTTCAATAATTAGAAGCAAAGAACTAAATCTGAGCTCCGTTATTCGATAGTCGTAGCGTTAAATTCCAGGCAAATTTATTATAGAAATTAATGAAGCGAGATGGTATCGGGAACGTAACCATTTTACTTTCCTCGAGGAACGTCCACAATTGCGCAGCGTAAATCGCGTGAAACAAACGAATAACGCTATCGTGGATTCGCAAAAGATATCCCCGAGAGAGTCGTCGATAACACTTGAAAATTCCCGTGTCGGATATTATTGAACACAGACTGGGTGGACAAAAAAGTGTACACGAAGTCGTGCAATAGTGGCGATCGTTTACTTACCCGCAATTGATTCGTCACTTCTATACCGCGTATGTCCATGACGGATGATCACATTTAACGATCCGAGCACGCGGTGAAACGAAACGGTTCTCGAGTCAAGAAATCGCCGATATTATCACGGATATCGAAGAATAAAAACATTCTCCACCACGAAGGATCAGAATGCTTCTTTCCATTGAATAGCTGTTCGTTGAGATG
It includes:
- the Nab2 gene encoding nuclear polyadenosine RNA-binding 2; amino-acid sequence: MDIRGIEVTNQLRSAIRAKLLELGIRYDEELPDYILVMVVNKKSRQQMHEDLYLFLENCTTPFVDWLHDQVLKKLQKVTVAKKKSLREFVPTVVVKQEEERKKRKTSTTSFLEDQATNLTADKSSAKTVKDDKSFHKQPTKTSVSSQKLDASQAKSLDKTAKSTDNKSDGSSNQSTVGQQSVSKRIQINDGQNTTTSKEVPAVETSTNKSADSYADAKADDASAKNLKRPLEATNNSEKRQSEAKRSKIDEDAESITEDHTKKLRSCVNKPKVTSVVSVKNRLGLVSPRKKFEIHREKSDTEGRYRQNEKRLDKHWLDGNRNNNFPRGRNFDAEDRAKRGRELDAKHTEVDKVNSIRTRLGNSKVEKPTKNIELREKVNSNLKSKSTERTTGTIKDRLGTVGINKSSSKQLGNKDPAEFKSKPLEQDRDILPNNKNIKNRLGPLKNSFKPVGIKGGFNSSIRRSQSSEDDDYLNLGAEDELDDDAQPVTNSGPIKSHIIAVNKPAPVKIERKRLKPMDKGGKECSDGEEEIEAKIPSKVIVTPRPLKPLQPTQKRATQSLLLRAVAEANQSVVTQKNPEPSLLEKKQTLKHRKLAAVRDVGQNLSVHLNSNKRLVMEKIQVELNTDVTEAKSKPYVPQPVTEEHMGVVMSLFQRSDDNQKFLVTLNGYNNNLMKEKTTSDDDERLEMEVNEDDELALSTIQNDVYAQNESEATVFQMADAETEGGVVVKERTEENNENRNTENVEKTEEIPKKRRKLSPIVYNRSHSPSPADFKGSALITNPLIAKRTDKKPLTEKTVTVIDKSKEKCRYWPNCTLGNKCAYLHPVVMCSAFPACKFGDKCAYKHPKCKFGLSCTKLGCVFTHPAQQCKYHPFCTKPGCPYSHPMPAAVETTSQRAKFTWRRRD